The sequence below is a genomic window from Campylobacter ornithocola.
GGTTATGAAAATTATTCGAAAAGAAACTAAAAATTGAGTTTTTTTGTAGTTTTTTGCAAATTTATGTTTTTTAAATAAAACTTTTTTTAAAATAAAAATGGAAACTGAAAATTAACAAAACTACAACGCTAAGCTTTTTCTAGCGTGTAATGTTTAGGAGTAATTTATGCATAGAGTTATACTAGCTCTTTTAGCCTGTTTTAACTTTCTATTTGCTCAAGAAAATTTTGAAGTTAAAAATACTCAAATTTGGGATGTGCAAAGAGTGATGAATATAGAAAGTTATCAAAATTTTGGTGCTTTGTGGACTAAACTACAAGGTGAGTATATTGCAAGTGCTGTTTTAATTATACTTATAGTGGTGATTTCGGCTTTTGCTTTGCACTATATGGTTATAGGTCCAAAGAAATTTTCTCATGATGGTAAGAAAATTTATGCTTTTTCGGTATTTGAAAGATTGTTTCATTTTGTAGCAGCAATCTCTTGGATTATCCTTGTGCCAACTGGACTTATTATGATTTTTGGATCGTATTTTGGTGGTGGATTTTTTGTAAGAATGTGTAAAAACTTACATGGTATCGCTACTATTTTGTTTATCATTTCTATCATTCCTATGCTTTTGTGTTGGATTAAAAGAATGCTTCCTGCAAGTTATGATTTAAGATGGATGATGATAGTGGGTGGATATTTAAGTAAAGAGAAAAAACCTGTGCCTGCAGGTAAGTTTAATTTTGGTCAAAAATCTTGGTATTATATAGCTGTTTTTGGTGGCTTTTTGATGATAATTACTGGTGCGTTTATGTTTTTCCTTGACTTTAACTCCACTTCTTTGCAGTCTATTTTTGGAATTTCTCATATAGATATTTTAAGAGCTTCAGCTATCATCCATAATATTTTGGGTATTTTATGTGCGGTATTTTTTGCTATTCATATTTATATGGCTGTATTTGCTATTAAAGGAAGTATCCACTCTATGATTAGTGGTTATAAAGAAGAAGAGGAAGTTTATATTTTACATTCTTATTGGTATAAAGAATTAAGCGATAAAAAGCAAATCAATCCATCATTTACTTACGATTCTAAAACAAAATTTTAAAATCTCACTTGATTTTTTTAAATTTTCCTTGTTATAATCAAATAAAAATAACAAGGAAAATGAATGATACAAGATATTGATCTTTCGCGTAAATATTTTTATGAATTTTTTTCAAAAGCTTTTAATTTTATTGATGAAAATGAATTTAAAATTTGGCACGAGCAAGTTTTAGTTTTAGCTCAAAGCCCTTTAGATGATAGTTTAAGATCTGATTTTGAAAAACTTAGCTCATGTGATTTTGTAAGTTTTAAAGAAGAGCAAAATGCTGTATTTTTTGATTTTTCTTATGTGAATGTACCTATTAGCGCTTCTTTTTACGATGAGGGCAGAGATGATGGTAAAATGAAACTTCAAGCTTGCGAAATCATTAGAAAAACCAAATTTAGAAAAAAAGAAGATTGTAGACAAAGTGAAGATGAATTTGGCTTTTTATTTGCTTTTATAGCAAGTATTATTGAGCATGATTTAAAAGTTACACAGCAATTATTTCGTTTTGTGATAAATCCTGTAATAGATGAATTTATAGAAAAATTGCAAATTCATAAAAACTCAAATTTTTATATTTGCATTGCTAATATTATGAAAGTTTTTTTTACAAATGAAAGAGCTTATTTAGAAGTGCAAGCGCCTATAAAAAAAGAAGGTAAAAGTATAGCAGATGAGGCTTTACAAAGACTTCCTTATGAACCAAGACTTCCTACTAAATTTAGTAAAACAAATATAGAAGAACTTAGTAAATTATAAAAATTAATATGTATTTTGTTACCAAAATACATATTATCAAAATCATCTTTTTATGAAAATAGAAATTAAATAAAATCTTAAGTGAAAATATGCAAAATTTATTTCGTTAAGTGTGTAAATACTTTAACAATAAGGTATTTATAGTTATTCTTTACTTTTATTTCAAAGGAGAGAACATGGAGGCCAATCAAAGAAGGGATTTTTTAAAAAAATCTTTGAAAATTGGTGCTTTAGGGGTAGTAGCTGGAGCGAGTGTAAATGCTTTAGCTAAAGATGATTACCAAGAGCAAAATACTGTAGTTTTGGGAAAAAGTACTAAAAAAGAAGTACTTTATAAAAAGACTATGCATTGGGAAAAATACTACAAAATAGCTTATTAATTAAGAAAGGAAGAAGATGGCATTAGCAAGAAGAAATTTTCTTAAGCTTGCTGGTATTGCTAGTCTTGGAAGTGCGGCTTTTGGTAGTGAAAACAAAGCCATTAGAGTTGCAAGTGAGCAAGAAGTAGCAAATCCTTATCCAGATTCTAAGATTGTTAGAACAATCTGCAGTATCTGTAGTGCAGGCTGTGGAATTAAAGCAGAAGTGCAAGATGGAGTTTGGGTGCGTCAAGAAAACGCTATAGAACATCCTATTTCACAGGGATCACACTGCTGTAAAGGGATAGATCAAATCGATCTTACTAAATCAAAACAGCGTATTAAATATCCTATGAAAAAAGAAAACGGTAAATGGGTGCGTTTAACTTGGGAGCAAGCTATCAATGAAATTGGTGATAAAATGCTTGAAATCCGTAAAGAAAATGGACCTGATAGCGTTATGTTTTTAGGTTCGGCTAAATTTAATAACCAACAAGCTTATTATTTTAGAAAATTTGCAGCATTTTGGGGTACTAATAATATAGACCACGTTGCTAGAATTTGACACAGCGCAACAGTCGCCGGTGTGGCGAATACATGGGGTTATGGCGCTATGACAAATCATTTTGGTGATGTGACTAAACACTCAAAAATGATGATTATTTTTGGTGCAAATACTGCTGTGGCAAATCCTATTGGATTTAAACACTTATTACAAGCAAAAGATCGTAATAATGCTAAATTAGTAGTTGTAGATCCTGTATTTACAAAAACTGCAGTGCATGCTGATGAATATGTGAGAATTCGTCCAGGTACAGATATAGCTTTAGTTTATGGTATGCTTCATTTGATCTTCAAAAATGGTTGGGAAGATAAAGAATTAATCAAAACTAGAACTTATGGAGTTGAAGAAATAAAAGCAGAAGCTGCTAAATGGACTCCTGAAGTTGTAGAAGATGTAACAGGTGTTCCGGCTGCTCAACTTGAAAAAATCACAAGAATGTTAGCTACAATTAAACCTGCTACGCTATTTTGGGCTTTAGGTATTACTCAACACTCAGTAGGTAGCTCTAATACAAGAATTCTAGCTATCTTACAACTCGTTCTTGGTAATATAGGCAAACCAGGCGCAGGAACAAACATCATTAGAGGTCATGATAATGTTCAAGGTGCTACTGATATGGGTTGTTTGGCTGATACCTTACCAGCTTATTATGGACTTGATGATAATGCTTGGAACCATTTCTCCAATGTATGGAATGTCGAAAGAGAGTATTTAAATTCAAGATTTTATTCTAAAGAATGGATGCATGAAAAAGGCTTTTCACTAGCAAAATGGTGGCAAGGTGTTTTACATGAAGAAAAAACTTATTCAAACTCACCTATCCGCGTACTTTGGGTGCAAGGAACGGGTATTACTTCTATGGCACATACGGTAAAAATTCAAGAAGCACTTAAAAAGCTTGATATGATCGTAATTGCTGAACCTTTTGTAAATGAGGTAGCAGTTTTAGCAGATCGCCCAGATGGTATTTATATCATTCCTGCTTCAACTCAATTTGAAACAGAAGGCTATGTGACTGCAACTAACCGTGCTATGCAATGGCGTTCTCAAGTAGTAAAACCAATTTATGAAAGTAAAGAAGATCAAGAGATTATGTTTGCTTTTGCTAAAAAATTTGGTTTTTATAAAGAATATACTCGTGGCATGAAAATGGAATTAAAAGATCATAAACTTGTACAAACAAGAGATGATAGTGATGATAATTTCGTATGGCCTGATGATGCTACAAGAGAAATGAGTAATGGTCTTTTAAGTATAGGTTTAAGAGGTATTTCAGCTGAGCGTCTAAGAAAACACCAACAAAATTGGGAGCATTTTGATCCTGATACTCAAAGAGGTCTTGGTGGTGAAGTTAAAGGTGAATACTATGGCTTACCTTGGCCTTGTTGGGATAAACAACACCCAGGTACTTCTATCATGTGGAATACTGATATACCTTATGAAGAAGGTGGTATGGGCTTTAGAAATCGCTTTGGTTTAGAGCATGATGGACATTCTCAGTTAGCAGATGATAGTTTTACTCCAAAAGGATGTAAAGTTAAAGGCGGATACCCACAAATTACTAAAGAAAATATCGAAAAAGTGTTTAATATTAAACTAAGTGATAAAGAAAAAGAACTAATGGGTGCTAGCTGGAGCACAGATATTTCAGGTATTATCTTAGAAAAATGTAGGGAAAAAAGTGCTTGTTGTTTAGGTAATGCAAGAGCTAGAATGAAAGTTTGGGAATTTGCTGATCCTATTCCACTACATAGAGAGCCTATTCACTCGCCTCGTTGGGATTTGGTTAAAAAATATCCTACTTGGGGTGATCAAGAGAAAAACTTTAGGGTTGAGAGTAAATTTATTAGTGAGCAACAAAAAACAGATTGGAGCAAAGAGTTTCCAACTATTATTTCAAGTATGCGCTTAGTAAATTTAAGCGGTGCGGGTATGCTTGAAAGAACTAGTAAATATCTTGCAGCTATTACACCTGAGATGTTTGCTAATGTACACCCTGAACTTGCTTTAAAATATGGCATAAATGATGGTGATATGATGTGGATTCATTCACCACAAGGCACTAAGATTAAAGTAAAATGTGTGCATAATCATTCAGTTACACCAGATAGAATTTGCTTGCCTTATAACTTTGCAGGTATTATGCAAGGTGTGGATTTAAGTTATAATTATCCTGAAGGCACTAAACCTTATACTATAGGGGAAAGTTCTAACACGGTTACTAACTATGGTTTTGATATAAATACGCAAATTTCTGAGTTTAATGCAGGACTTTGCAGACTTGAAAAGGCTTAAGGGGTAAGTTATGGCTAGAATGAAATTTTATGTAGATAATAATCGCTGTATTTCTTGCTTTGCTTGTCAAGTAGCTTGTTCAAGTGCGCATGAAGTACCAGTGGGGATTAATAGAAGAAAAGTAATCACTCTAAATGAAGGTATAGAAGGCAAAGAGTTTTCAACAACTCTTGCTTGCCAACATTGTACAGATGCTCCATGTGAGCAAGTTTGTCCTGTAAAATGCTTTTATATTAGAGCTGATGGTATTGTTTTACATGATAAAAAAACTTGTATAGGTTGTGGATATTGTCTTTATGCTTGTCCTTTTGGTGCCCCACAATTTCCAAGAGATGGTGCTTTTGGCATTAAGGGTGAAATGGATAAATGTACTATGTGTGCAGGTGGTCCTGAGCCTACTAACTCTCATGAAGAAAGAGAGCTTTATGGACAAAATCGTATCGCAGAAGGTAAAGTGCCTATGTGTGCTGCGGTTTGTTCTACAAATGCACTTTTGGTTGGTGATGCAGCTGAAGTTAGTGCAATGTATAGGAAAAGAGTTTTGCTTAAGGGTCAAAATTTAGGACTTGATGCAAAATAATTCAAAGGGTGTTTACAAGCACCCTTTTTACTACTTATAATCCAAGGTTAATTCATGGAAGAGCTAATTTTACAAATTCAAAAAAATCTTGATGAAAATAATAAACTTACTTGTAAAAAAGCACTAGAACTTTTAAAACAATATTCTAAAGAAGATTTTCAAACTGCTATAAAAGAATTAGGTGTAAAAATTTCAGATTGTGAGCTAGGTCAATTTGGCAAGTTAAGCAAAAATATAGCAAAAAGTGAAATTTTAGAAAAATTAGAAACAAAATTAGATTCTAAGCGTCGTATATCATGTAAAGATGCTTTAGAATGTGCTAAAGACTTTAATATGGCTGATATTAGAGCCACACTTAAAACTTATAAAATTGATGTTAAACACTGTGAACTTGGTTGTTTTGAAGAAAAAAAAGGTAAAAAGTTTCATATAAAAAGTAAAATTTGGATAGAAAATTCTGATGGAGAATTACTTTTTGGTAAAGGTAAAACAGATATTTTAGAATTAGTAGGAGAATGTGGAAGTATTTCTCAAGTAGCTAAGCAATTAGGGATTAATTATAAAAAAGCATGGCTTTATATACAAGATTTAGAAAAAAACATGAAAGAAGAATTACTCATTGCTAAAAAAGGAAGAGGAAGTGAAGCTGGTAGTAAACTTACTCCAAGAGCATATGAGTTAATTCAAAATTTTAAAATTTTACAACAAGATGTAGAAGAATATACTAATAAACGCTTTAAAGAATTATTTTTTAAGAAAAATCAAGAAAAAGACAAAACTTAATTTGAATACAAGTTATAACAATATATCATTAAATAAAAAAGGCAAAAAATGAAAATTGATTGTAGAGACTTAGCTTGTCCGCGTCCTGTGATAGAAACAAAAAAAGCTTTAGAAGAGTTAAAAGAAAATGAAAATTTAGAGATTCTTTTAAATTCTCAAGCTTCTAAAGAAAATGTAATGAGATTTTTAAAATCTTTAAATTTGGAATTTAGTGTTAAAGATTTAGATGATGAAAGTATTATTAGCATCGTAAAAGATAGTAATATAGCTCAAACTCAAGAAAAAAATCTGCAAGAATATAATGTATTATTTCTAAAAAGTGATAAAGTAGGTGAAGGAGAGTTAGGTAAAAATTTAATGTTAGGTTTTTTAAAAACCCTAAAAGATTTACCTAATAAACCTGTAAAAATCCTTTGTGTCAATGATAGTGTTTTGATGAATGTTGATTGCTCTCATATGGCTTTTGAAGCTATGAAGGAGCTTGAAAATTTAGGAGTTGAAATTTACAGCTGTGGGGCATGTTTGGAGTTTTTTGGCAAAACTCAAGAGCTTAAAATAGGTAAAATAGGTAATGCCTATGAAATTTTAAATGAACTTTTTGGAAAGGCAAAGATTATTTCTTTATGATATATAAAGATCAAAAACTAACCCATTATGTAAAAGCTGCGGGTTGAGCTGCCAAATTAGACTCGGTGGGTCTTGACAAAATTCTTGGCATTTTAAAACCGCATAAAAACATTTTAAGTGGTGTTAATAATAACGAAGATGCAAGTGTTTATAAGCTAAATGAAGATTTAGCTTTAGTGCAAACTCTTGATTTTATTACACCTGTGGTTGATAGTGCATATCATTTTGGCACTATAGCTGCTGCAAATGCCTTAAGTGATGTATTTGCTATGGGTGCTGAGGTGATTAATGCTTTAAATATTGTAGGCTTTGATACTTGTCATTTTAACAATGAAATTTTACTTGAAGTGTTAGAGGGTGCTAGAGCTAAGGTTGAAGAAGCAGGAGCTGTGCTAGTAGGTGGGCATACTATAGAAAATGATGAATTTATTTTTGGACTTAGTGTAACAGGCGTAGTTCATCCTAAGAAATTTATAGCTAATAATAGTGCAAAAGATGGCGATGTGATTTTACTTACCAAGCCCATAGGCAGTGGTATTATCAGCACTGCTATAAAAGCTAGTTTGCTAGAAAAAGAAAAAATTTTAAAAGTAGTAGAGCAAATGAGTTTTTTAAATTTATATGCAAGTCGTATTTTGAGAGGATTTAAAAGTCTTAGTGCTTTAAGTGATGTAACAGGTTTTGGTCTTTTGGGACATTTAAAAGAAATGTTAAATAAAGAGATTATGATAGAAGTATATAAAAACGAAATTCCTTTAATAGATGATGTTTTATCTATGGCTAATATGGGAATTATTCCTGCAGGAGCTTATAAAAATAAAGATAGTTTAAAAACTTGGGTTGAAAATTTAAGCGAAAAAGATGCGGATATAGTTTTTTATGATCCTCAAACCTCAGGTGGACTTTTAGCTGCCTTGAATGAAAAAGAAGCAGATGAAGCCTTAAAAATTTTAAAAGAACATAACATAGAAGCAAAAATCATTGCTCAATGTGTAAAAAATACTCATAATTATTTATTATTACACTAATATTTTATTTACAATCAAAAATATATGTTTATATTTGTTACTTTTTGACATATAAAGGCAAATTATAATTAAATATATGTTGATTTTTGTTGCAATTTTTGTATCATAAATACATATTAACTATTAAAGTGGAGGAAAAAATGATACAAAAAGCTTTGCAATTAGCTGAAGAATTACAAAGAAAGATAGAAAGTAATATCTCTCAAAGCGAAAAAGAATTTCATGCCAAAATGCAAAAACTTTTAAACAATCCTAAAAATAAAGTGATGTTGATTGAGCTTTTAGACCGATCTTTTAGATGTAAAGATAAAGGTGCGAGTTTTGAACTTATAGAGCATACTTTAAACAAATATGGTATAGCAGACTTTTTTAGTGCTTTTGAAAAATTCTTGCTTTTTTCATTTTTAAATTTTGGAAAATTTGCACCAACTCTTAGTGTGCCATTTTTCATTAAGCATTTAAGAGAAGATACTAAAGCTATGGTTTTAGATGCAAATCCTAGTGTATTAGAGCCTCATATGCGTAAAAGAAAAGATGAGGATAAAATCACCTTAAATGTAAATTTAATTGGTGAAGAGGTCTTAGGTGAAGCTGAGAGTGCTTATAGGATGAAAAAATATGAAGAAGCGTTAAAAACTAGCTATATTACTTATATTTCTATTAAAATTACTACCATTTTTTCCCAAATCAATATTATTGATTTTGAATACTCTAAAGATGAAGTAGTAAAAAGATTAGATAAATTATATGCTCTTGCATTAGAGGAGGAAAAAAAGCAAGGTGTATCTAAATTTATCAATCTTGATATGGAAGAATTTAGAGATTTAGAATTAACTGTTGAGGCCTTTATGGAGAGTGTTGCAAAATACGATATTAAAGCAGGTATTGTTTTACAAGCTTATTTGCCTGATTCTTATGAGTATTTGAAAAAACTTTTTGCTTTTTCAAAGGAAAGAGTTTTAAAAGGTATGAAACCTATAAAAATTCGCTTTGTTAAAGGGGCGAATATGGAAAGTGAAGAAACTATAGCTTCACAAAGAGGTTGGGCACTACCTACTTTTTATAAAAAAATTGACACTGATAGTAACTATAAAAAAATGCTTGATTTTGTATTAGAAGGAGATAATCATAAGTATATTAATATAGGTATAGCAAGTCATAATTTATTTGAAATAGCTTATGCTTATACTAGAATTTCACAAGCAGGAGCTTTATCATCTTTTACTTTTGAAATGCTTGAAGGTATGAGTTTGCAATGCTCTTATGAACTTTCTAAAATGCATGATCTTATACTTTATGCACCAGTGTGTGATGAAGCACATTTTAATAATGCTATTGCATATTTAGTAAGAAGACTTGACGAAAATACTAGTGAAGATAATTTCATGAGATATTTTTTCAATCTTAAAATCAATGATAAAAATTGGCAAATGCAAAAAGAATTATTTGTAAAATCCTTAGAAGGTGTTGCTAGTTTGGATAATTCTACCCATAGAATTCAAGATAGAAATAATGAAGTAAAGACTATAAGTTCTTATGAGAGTAAAGAATTTAAAAACGAACCTGATACAGATTTTATCTTAAAAGCAAATAGAGAGTGGGCTAAGGGTATAAGAGCTAAGTATGAAAATTTAGAAAATTATGATGTGTATCCAGTTATAAAAGATGAAATTAAAAATGAAAATTTACAAGTAGTAGAAGTTAAAGATAAAATCAAAAATCGTACTATAGGTAAAGCATACTTGGCAGGTGAAACAGAGATTAAATATGCTTTAGATGTGGCTAAAAATTCAAATTTTAGCGAGTTAAGCCATGATGAAATTTATAAAATTTTAGCAAAAACTGCCCAACTTGTTAGAGAACGTAGAGGGGATTTAATAGGTATAGCAGCCTTAGAAGTAGGAAAAACTTTCTTGGAAATTGATCCTGAGGTTAGTGAGGCTATAGACTTTTTAGAATTTTACCCATATTCTTTAGAAAAATTAAAAGAGCAAAATCCAAATACAACTTTTAAAGCAAAGGGTATAGGTGTGGTAATTGCACCATGGAATTTCCCAGTAGGTATTTCAGTGGGAACCATAGCAGCACCTTTAGCTGCAGGTAATAAAGTGATATATAAACCTTCATCTTTATCGATGTTAACAGGTTATATGCTTTGTAAATGTTTTTGGGATGCAGGAATTCCAAAAGATGCTTTGATTTTCTTACCTGCTAAAGGTAGCGATATATCAAAATACTTGCTTGTTGATCAAAGTGTGAAATTTTCAGTATTAACTGGTGGAGAAGAAACTGCTTATGCAATGCTTAAAGCTAATCCAACCTTGCTTTTAAGTGCTGAGACAGGTGGTAAAAACGCAACTATTGTTTCTAAATTTGCTGATCGTGATAGTGCGATTAAAAATATCATTCATTCAGCATTTTCAAATTCGGGTCAAAAATGTTCAGCTACTTCTTTGCTTGTTTTAGAAGAAGAAGTTTATAATGATGAGGAATTTAAAAAGACTTTGGTAGATGCTGCAAATTCTATGGCTGTTGGAAATCCTTTTGTATTTAAAAATAAACTTGGTGCTTTAGCGGATAAACCAGATGTAAAATTACAAAAAGCTTTAGATGAGTTAGCTCCTTATGAAAGTTGGGCTTTAAAACCTAGATTTATAGATGACAACCCTTATCTTTTAACTCCAGGGATTAAATATGGCACTAAAAAGGGTGATTTTACACATATGAACGAACTTTTTGCACCAATTTTAACTGTAATGAAAGCAAAAGATTTAAAAGAAGCTATTGATATAGTAAATTCTACTGGCTATGGTTTGACAGCTGGATTTGAAAGCTTAGATGAGAGAGAATGGGAGTATTTTCACACTCACATAGAAGCAGGAAATATATACATTAATAAACCAACAACAGGTGCTATAGTTCTTAGACAACCTTTTGGTGGTATAAAAAAATCAGCAATTGGTTTTGGTAGAAAGGTAGGAATTTATAATTATATCACCCAATTTATGGATATAGAACAAAGTCAAGCTGATCAAAATGTTTTAGATAATGAAATGATTTCAAATTTAAATGCTTTGAGTCTTGATTTAAATGAAAAAGATAAAGCAGATTTTGAAGTTATTAAAGCTATGGCGAAAAGTTATGCTTATCATGCAAAGCATGAATTTGCGAGTGCGAAAGATTATGTTAATATTAGAGGTGAGGATAATCTTTTCTCTTATACAAAGGTAAAAAATATTGCTTATAGAGTACATAAAGATGATAGCTTAAAAGATATTTTAGGGGTTATTTTAGCAGCTAGTGTGCTAAATATTGATCTTATTTTGAGCTATGATGAGCATGAGAAAATGGATCTTGTGCAAAAGATTAATCAAAAAATTAGCTCAAAAACTTTATTTCTCAAAGAAAGTAAGGAAAATTTCATTAGCAAAATAGCTGATTATGAAAGAATTCGTTATTTTGCTCCATTAGATGTTAATGATGAAATTTTTATAAAAGCAGCAAGTTGTGCAAAAATCATTGCCAATGTTAAGCCTTTAATAAATGGTCGTTTTGAGCTGCTTTTATATCATAATGAAAAAGCTTTAAGTATATCTTTCCATCGTTATGGAAATTTAGGCATTCGTGCTTTAAAATGAAAAAAAGGAGAATAAATGGAGGTTGTACATATTAATACGCAAATTGCGATAATGTTTGTCGCATACTCAGCATTAATGCTTTTTATCGGATTTTATTTTTATAAACAAAATAAAAATTCAGAAGACTATTTTTTAGGTGGTCGTTCTATGGGGCCAGTAGTTTCTGCACTTAGTGCAGGAGCTTCTGATATGAGTGGTTGGCTTTTGATGGGTTTACCAGGAGCTTTATATGTAAGTGGTTTAGCTGAAAGTTATATTGCAATAGGACTTAGTATAGGAGCGTTTTTAAATTGGGCTTTTGTAGCAAAAAGACTTAGAATTTATACTAGTGTGATTGCAAATTCTATTACCATACCTGATTATTTTGAGACAAGG
It includes:
- a CDS encoding twin-arginine translocation signal domain-containing protein, giving the protein MEANQRRDFLKKSLKIGALGVVAGASVNALAKDDYQEQNTVVLGKSTKKEVLYKKTMHWEKYYKIAY
- a CDS encoding molecular chaperone TorD family protein, which encodes MIQDIDLSRKYFYEFFSKAFNFIDENEFKIWHEQVLVLAQSPLDDSLRSDFEKLSSCDFVSFKEEQNAVFFDFSYVNVPISASFYDEGRDDGKMKLQACEIIRKTKFRKKEDCRQSEDEFGFLFAFIASIIEHDLKVTQQLFRFVINPVIDEFIEKLQIHKNSNFYICIANIMKVFFTNERAYLEVQAPIKKEGKSIADEALQRLPYEPRLPTKFSKTNIEELSKL
- the yedF gene encoding sulfurtransferase-like selenium metabolism protein YedF → MKIDCRDLACPRPVIETKKALEELKENENLEILLNSQASKENVMRFLKSLNLEFSVKDLDDESIISIVKDSNIAQTQEKNLQEYNVLFLKSDKVGEGELGKNLMLGFLKTLKDLPNKPVKILCVNDSVLMNVDCSHMAFEAMKELENLGVEIYSCGACLEFFGKTQELKIGKIGNAYEILNELFGKAKIISL
- the fdh3B gene encoding formate dehydrogenase FDH3 subunit beta, with product MARMKFYVDNNRCISCFACQVACSSAHEVPVGINRRKVITLNEGIEGKEFSTTLACQHCTDAPCEQVCPVKCFYIRADGIVLHDKKTCIGCGYCLYACPFGAPQFPRDGAFGIKGEMDKCTMCAGGPEPTNSHEERELYGQNRIAEGKVPMCAAVCSTNALLVGDAAEVSAMYRKRVLLKGQNLGLDAK
- a CDS encoding winged helix-turn-helix domain-containing protein → MEELILQIQKNLDENNKLTCKKALELLKQYSKEDFQTAIKELGVKISDCELGQFGKLSKNIAKSEILEKLETKLDSKRRISCKDALECAKDFNMADIRATLKTYKIDVKHCELGCFEEKKGKKFHIKSKIWIENSDGELLFGKGKTDILELVGECGSISQVAKQLGINYKKAWLYIQDLEKNMKEELLIAKKGRGSEAGSKLTPRAYELIQNFKILQQDVEEYTNKRFKELFFKKNQEKDKT
- a CDS encoding formate dehydrogenase subunit alpha — its product is MALARRNFLKLAGIASLGSAAFGSENKAIRVASEQEVANPYPDSKIVRTICSICSAGCGIKAEVQDGVWVRQENAIEHPISQGSHCCKGIDQIDLTKSKQRIKYPMKKENGKWVRLTWEQAINEIGDKMLEIRKENGPDSVMFLGSAKFNNQQAYYFRKFAAFWGTNNIDHVARIUHSATVAGVANTWGYGAMTNHFGDVTKHSKMMIIFGANTAVANPIGFKHLLQAKDRNNAKLVVVDPVFTKTAVHADEYVRIRPGTDIALVYGMLHLIFKNGWEDKELIKTRTYGVEEIKAEAAKWTPEVVEDVTGVPAAQLEKITRMLATIKPATLFWALGITQHSVGSSNTRILAILQLVLGNIGKPGAGTNIIRGHDNVQGATDMGCLADTLPAYYGLDDNAWNHFSNVWNVEREYLNSRFYSKEWMHEKGFSLAKWWQGVLHEEKTYSNSPIRVLWVQGTGITSMAHTVKIQEALKKLDMIVIAEPFVNEVAVLADRPDGIYIIPASTQFETEGYVTATNRAMQWRSQVVKPIYESKEDQEIMFAFAKKFGFYKEYTRGMKMELKDHKLVQTRDDSDDNFVWPDDATREMSNGLLSIGLRGISAERLRKHQQNWEHFDPDTQRGLGGEVKGEYYGLPWPCWDKQHPGTSIMWNTDIPYEEGGMGFRNRFGLEHDGHSQLADDSFTPKGCKVKGGYPQITKENIEKVFNIKLSDKEKELMGASWSTDISGIILEKCREKSACCLGNARARMKVWEFADPIPLHREPIHSPRWDLVKKYPTWGDQEKNFRVESKFISEQQKTDWSKEFPTIISSMRLVNLSGAGMLERTSKYLAAITPEMFANVHPELALKYGINDGDMMWIHSPQGTKIKVKCVHNHSVTPDRICLPYNFAGIMQGVDLSYNYPEGTKPYTIGESSNTVTNYGFDINTQISEFNAGLCRLEKA
- a CDS encoding formate dehydrogenase subunit gamma, encoding MHRVILALLACFNFLFAQENFEVKNTQIWDVQRVMNIESYQNFGALWTKLQGEYIASAVLIILIVVISAFALHYMVIGPKKFSHDGKKIYAFSVFERLFHFVAAISWIILVPTGLIMIFGSYFGGGFFVRMCKNLHGIATILFIISIIPMLLCWIKRMLPASYDLRWMMIVGGYLSKEKKPVPAGKFNFGQKSWYYIAVFGGFLMIITGAFMFFLDFNSTSLQSIFGISHIDILRASAIIHNILGILCAVFFAIHIYMAVFAIKGSIHSMISGYKEEEEVYILHSYWYKELSDKKQINPSFTYDSKTKF
- the selD gene encoding selenide, water dikinase SelD produces the protein MIYKDQKLTHYVKAAGUAAKLDSVGLDKILGILKPHKNILSGVNNNEDASVYKLNEDLALVQTLDFITPVVDSAYHFGTIAAANALSDVFAMGAEVINALNIVGFDTCHFNNEILLEVLEGARAKVEEAGAVLVGGHTIENDEFIFGLSVTGVVHPKKFIANNSAKDGDVILLTKPIGSGIISTAIKASLLEKEKILKVVEQMSFLNLYASRILRGFKSLSALSDVTGFGLLGHLKEMLNKEIMIEVYKNEIPLIDDVLSMANMGIIPAGAYKNKDSLKTWVENLSEKDADIVFYDPQTSGGLLAALNEKEADEALKILKEHNIEAKIIAQCVKNTHNYLLLH